A genome region from Colwellia sp. Arc7-D includes the following:
- a CDS encoding DoxX family protein, whose translation MKILLAKLTHSNAGFSALALRLPIGIIFMAHGAQKLFGWFGGYGLEGTGGWMESIGLAPGFIMALLAGSAEFFGGLFILLGLLTRPAAIALSFTMIVAIFSVHFANGLFMANNGYEFGLALLAASISLALSGSGKLALDNVLAKKLS comes from the coding sequence ATGAAAATATTATTAGCAAAGTTAACCCATTCAAATGCAGGTTTCTCGGCATTAGCACTTCGTCTGCCTATTGGGATTATTTTTATGGCCCATGGCGCACAAAAACTCTTTGGCTGGTTTGGTGGCTACGGTCTTGAAGGTACGGGCGGTTGGATGGAGTCAATTGGTTTGGCGCCTGGTTTTATTATGGCGTTATTAGCGGGTAGTGCAGAGTTTTTTGGTGGTTTATTTATTCTGTTAGGTTTATTAACACGCCCAGCTGCTATTGCGCTTTCATTCACTATGATCGTGGCTATTTTCTCAGTACATTTTGCCAATGGTTTATTTATGGCGAACAACGGCTATGAGTTTGGCTTAGCCTTGTTAGCAGCAAGTATTTCATTAGCGTTGTCGGGTTCAGGTAAGTTGGCTTTAGATAATGTACTCGCTAAAAAATTAAGTTAA
- a CDS encoding Yip1 family protein yields MILNHIWGLYTAPKKEWQTIEKRHESLMYSMVHILTIALIPAICGYYAAAHIGWSIGAGDPIKLTESNALFMSVAMYFGLILGVFSLAILIQWMAKTFDSKPDFTQSLELAAYTATPLLMAGLTALFPVLWFVVLAGLAALCYSVYLLYSGVPIMMNIPEEKGFIYSSSVVTCGLVLIVALMAASAIVFNSGLGVEYVS; encoded by the coding sequence ATGATCTTAAATCATATCTGGGGGCTTTATACTGCACCTAAAAAAGAATGGCAAACAATTGAGAAGCGTCACGAGAGTTTAATGTATTCGATGGTGCATATACTCACCATTGCATTAATTCCAGCTATTTGTGGTTATTATGCTGCAGCGCATATTGGTTGGTCTATCGGTGCTGGAGATCCAATTAAACTGACAGAGTCAAACGCTCTATTTATGTCAGTAGCAATGTACTTTGGTTTAATTCTAGGTGTTTTTTCTTTAGCCATTTTAATTCAGTGGATGGCAAAAACTTTTGATTCAAAACCTGACTTCACCCAATCGTTAGAATTAGCAGCATACACAGCTACCCCATTATTAATGGCAGGGTTAACCGCATTATTTCCTGTTTTATGGTTTGTTGTACTCGCTGGGTTAGCGGCATTATGTTATTCAGTTTACCTACTTTATTCAGGTGTACCGATTATGATGAATATACCTGAAGAAAAAGGCTTTATTTATTCAAGCTCAGTAGTTACATGTGGTTTAGTACTTATTGTAGCCTTAATGGCCGCCAGTGCTATCGTATTTAACTCTGGTTTAGGTGTTGAATACGTCAGTTGA
- a CDS encoding LysR family transcriptional regulator — MLRISLEQWRMFHAVVEFGGFNQASQGVHKSQSSIHNAVSKIEDSLGVKLFKIEGRKTVLTEAGQLMLQRANYLLEEARKIEAIGQTLSQGIETKLKIAVDEVFPRTLLYQVLEKVSVQFPLLQIELIETILSGASELLEHNDVEIAISPISLGAGFSESLCYITFNAVASPTHPLHKLKRKLSLEDLKSYRQIVVRDSAHLNKDKKASEGWLEANQRWTVSHLQSSIDMICQGLGFAWLPVSLIEQQLKNKQLIPLKLNENRQRSTQLYLTYKDGDCLGPAARSFIAELRAQCLNLQNT; from the coding sequence ATGCTAAGAATATCTTTAGAGCAATGGCGTATGTTTCATGCTGTTGTGGAATTTGGTGGTTTTAATCAAGCGTCTCAAGGCGTACATAAAAGCCAATCAAGTATTCATAACGCTGTCAGTAAAATAGAAGACTCGCTAGGAGTCAAACTATTTAAAATTGAAGGACGTAAAACGGTATTAACCGAGGCCGGTCAATTAATGCTTCAACGGGCAAATTATTTACTTGAAGAAGCGAGAAAAATTGAAGCTATTGGTCAAACATTAAGTCAAGGTATCGAAACTAAGTTAAAAATTGCCGTTGATGAGGTATTCCCACGCACATTGTTATATCAAGTACTGGAAAAAGTTTCCGTGCAATTTCCTTTACTGCAAATTGAATTAATTGAAACCATACTCAGCGGCGCTAGTGAGTTACTTGAACATAATGACGTTGAAATTGCTATATCCCCCATTTCACTTGGTGCTGGCTTTAGTGAAAGCTTGTGTTACATCACCTTTAACGCTGTTGCTAGTCCAACTCACCCTTTACATAAACTTAAACGCAAACTCAGCTTAGAAGACCTTAAGTCTTATCGACAAATAGTCGTGCGAGATTCAGCGCATTTAAATAAAGACAAAAAAGCCAGTGAAGGCTGGCTAGAAGCAAATCAACGCTGGACGGTCAGTCATTTACAAAGCTCAATAGACATGATTTGTCAGGGCTTAGGTTTTGCTTGGTTACCGGTGAGCTTAATTGAACAACAACTCAAAAATAAGCAACTAATCCCCTTAAAGTTAAATGAAAATAGACAGCGCTCTACTCAACTTTACCTTACCTATAAAGATGGCGATTGCCTTGGTCCTGCGGCTAGAAGTTTTATAGCAGAGCTAAGAGCACAATGTCTGAACTTGCAAAACACTTAA
- a CDS encoding monovalent cation:proton antiporter-2 (CPA2) family protein encodes MLEMAVIYLAAAIVAVPIAKRLGLGSVLGYLIAGIIIGPFAFGLVGDQTDVMHFAEFGVVMMLFLVGLELQPSRLWKLRHSIMGLGGLQVLLTTALFFAVGYFILNLRWEASLAIGLMLALSSTAIVLQTLTEKGWIKQEAGQNAFSVLLFQDIAVIPILALLPLLAFSEITNVATSHGNLIEHLPVYAQVLISLATIAAIIFSGKYIATPLFRYIAETRLRELFTLFALFLVIVIAVIMQKIGLSPALGTFLAGVVLAESEFRHELEVDIEPFKGLLLGLFFITVGASIDFPLLIEQFSNVMIFVIGLIVIKAFVLYILAYAFNIKSKQKLLFTLALAQGGEFAFVLLSLSSTLQILSVEQTKLTTLVVAISMLMAPLLLMFYEKVINREDSTQKTFDSPEEIEATKNVIIAGYGRFGQVIGRLLAAQGYHLSILDHSPSQIELLRRFGNKVLYGDAARIDLLTASGASEAQLLVIAIDDPDKVLEIATMAQKHYPHLKIAARAIDRRHAYQLMKLGISTFKRETFDSALNLGVEVLTLLGNKPADAKRAGEIFAKHDHESLTALAHLWGDDHSYGIAVKQRIEDLKQVLSNDRNEQDKLNTCRKSDGTPCDDIVESNEASVEESNATTSKQTQ; translated from the coding sequence ATGTTAGAAATGGCAGTCATCTATTTAGCCGCAGCCATCGTAGCTGTGCCCATTGCCAAGCGTTTAGGCCTGGGCTCTGTGCTTGGTTACCTCATTGCCGGCATTATCATTGGTCCCTTTGCTTTTGGGCTTGTTGGCGACCAAACCGATGTCATGCATTTTGCCGAGTTTGGTGTGGTCATGATGCTATTTTTAGTCGGTTTAGAACTACAGCCGTCAAGACTATGGAAGTTAAGACATTCCATAATGGGCTTAGGCGGATTACAAGTTTTACTCACTACAGCGTTATTTTTTGCTGTTGGTTATTTTATCTTAAACTTGCGCTGGGAAGCCTCACTAGCCATAGGACTTATGCTAGCGTTGTCATCAACCGCTATTGTTTTGCAAACGTTGACTGAGAAAGGTTGGATCAAACAAGAAGCCGGTCAAAATGCCTTCTCTGTACTGTTATTTCAAGATATTGCCGTTATTCCAATTTTAGCGTTATTGCCATTACTTGCCTTTAGCGAAATAACCAATGTTGCCACAAGTCATGGTAATTTAATTGAACACCTTCCTGTATACGCACAAGTATTAATATCACTGGCGACCATTGCCGCTATAATATTTTCTGGCAAATACATCGCGACACCACTTTTTCGATATATCGCGGAAACACGTTTGCGTGAGTTATTTACCCTTTTCGCTTTGTTTTTAGTCATTGTTATTGCGGTCATCATGCAAAAAATTGGTTTATCTCCGGCTTTAGGGACATTTTTAGCGGGTGTGGTATTAGCCGAAAGCGAATTTAGACATGAGTTAGAAGTCGATATTGAACCCTTTAAAGGTTTATTGCTTGGGCTGTTTTTTATTACGGTTGGTGCATCTATAGATTTCCCGCTTTTAATCGAACAATTTAGCAATGTGATGATATTTGTTATCGGGCTCATTGTGATTAAAGCTTTCGTGTTATATATCCTTGCTTACGCTTTTAACATTAAAAGTAAACAAAAATTACTGTTTACCTTAGCGTTAGCGCAAGGAGGCGAATTTGCCTTTGTCTTGTTATCACTATCCAGCACATTACAAATTCTCAGTGTAGAGCAAACCAAGTTAACCACTCTAGTTGTTGCCATATCAATGCTAATGGCCCCTTTGCTGTTGATGTTTTATGAAAAAGTTATTAACCGTGAAGATAGCACACAAAAAACCTTTGATAGCCCAGAGGAAATAGAAGCCACTAAGAATGTCATCATTGCTGGCTATGGCCGTTTTGGTCAAGTTATTGGTCGCTTATTAGCGGCGCAAGGTTATCACCTATCGATTCTTGACCATAGCCCAAGCCAAATTGAGCTACTAAGACGCTTTGGTAATAAAGTGTTATATGGCGACGCCGCGCGTATAGACTTGCTAACCGCTTCTGGTGCTAGCGAAGCACAATTACTAGTTATCGCCATTGATGACCCAGACAAAGTGCTAGAAATAGCCACTATGGCGCAAAAGCACTACCCTCATTTAAAAATTGCCGCACGTGCAATTGATCGCCGTCATGCTTATCAATTAATGAAGTTAGGTATTAGTACCTTCAAGCGTGAAACTTTCGACTCAGCACTGAACCTAGGCGTAGAAGTACTTACCCTGTTAGGCAATAAGCCTGCCGATGCCAAACGAGCGGGTGAAATATTTGCCAAACATGATCACGAGTCTTTAACTGCACTAGCTCATTTATGGGGTGATGACCACAGCTATGGCATTGCTGTTAAACAACGTATCGAAGATTTAAAACAAGTATTGAGCAACGATAGAAATGAGCAAGATAAATTAAATACTTGTCGAAAAAGTGACGGTACACCTTGTGATGACATTGTAGAAAGTAATGAGGCAAGTGTTGAAGAAAGTAATGCAACAACTTCGAAACAAACTCAATAA
- a CDS encoding DUF885 domain-containing protein — protein MRTLIALVGAVACLSACQPNSPSQNTSQEPTAVAAAQGVTQNNISESERLNQWFATKYEEQLQSNPILLTFLGRKEKNDQINDMSVAFEKKQLAWQAATVAELTSNFDYEKLTAEAKISYDIWIYQYEQAKAGQQFNKNGYVFTQFNGIQSFAAEFLINFHQVDDLSDMQAYIKRIKGISTAIDQLLVRAQENSAAGTRPPKFAYEGVIEQSNNLITGVPFSQAEGDVDSPLWMDIQRKVTTLIDAEKITAAQALSLKSDAKAQLLQSFLPSYQALITWFESDIVNTVSNPTGVSTQKNGQAFYDYMLSASTTTSLSANEIHNIGVAEVARITEEMIEIKDRVGFEGDLAAFFNFIKTDEQFFYPNTDSGRQGYITDTEEYLDFINEQLPEYFGILPKAGLTVKRVEAFREQDGAAQHYHPGTPDGSRPGVYYAHLSDMSAMPKNEMEGVAYHEGNPGHHMQISIAQELTSVPQFRTQANFTAYSEGWGLYAELLAKEMGAYQDDFSDFGRLVNEMWRAVRLVVDTGLHTKGWTEEQAIAYFKEKTPIAEEAIVSEVRRYLVLPGQATSYKIGMLKILALRESAKQALGERFDIRSFHDTVLGGGAMPLAILERRVNDWVSSQMPN, from the coding sequence ATGCGTACTCTGATTGCATTGGTGGGTGCTGTAGCATGTTTATCTGCATGCCAGCCCAATAGTCCTTCACAAAATACCTCTCAAGAGCCAACAGCGGTTGCCGCTGCTCAAGGTGTAACACAAAATAATATAAGTGAGTCTGAAAGGTTAAATCAATGGTTTGCCACTAAATATGAAGAGCAACTGCAAAGTAACCCTATCCTGTTGACATTTTTAGGACGTAAAGAAAAAAACGACCAAATTAATGATATGTCAGTGGCGTTTGAGAAAAAACAGTTAGCTTGGCAAGCAGCGACTGTTGCAGAGTTAACCTCCAACTTTGATTATGAAAAACTTACCGCTGAAGCTAAAATTTCATACGACATTTGGATTTATCAATATGAACAAGCTAAAGCCGGGCAACAATTTAATAAAAACGGCTATGTATTTACTCAATTTAACGGCATTCAATCATTTGCTGCCGAGTTTTTAATAAACTTCCATCAAGTTGACGATTTAAGTGACATGCAGGCTTATATCAAGCGAATTAAAGGTATTAGTACTGCTATTGATCAATTACTGGTTCGGGCGCAAGAAAATTCCGCCGCAGGTACTAGACCCCCCAAGTTTGCTTACGAAGGTGTTATTGAACAGTCAAACAACCTGATTACAGGAGTTCCATTCTCTCAAGCTGAAGGGGATGTAGATTCACCACTTTGGATGGATATACAACGAAAGGTTACCACTTTAATTGATGCTGAAAAAATTACTGCAGCACAAGCATTATCATTAAAAAGTGATGCCAAAGCGCAGCTACTGCAAAGCTTCCTACCGAGTTATCAAGCGTTAATTACTTGGTTTGAAAGTGATATTGTTAATACCGTTAGCAACCCTACAGGTGTCTCCACACAGAAAAATGGTCAAGCTTTTTACGATTATATGCTAAGTGCTTCTACAACAACGTCATTGTCTGCTAATGAAATACACAACATTGGTGTTGCAGAGGTAGCGCGTATCACAGAAGAAATGATCGAGATTAAAGACCGTGTGGGTTTTGAAGGTGATTTAGCCGCATTTTTTAATTTTATTAAAACAGATGAACAATTTTTTTATCCAAACACAGATAGCGGCCGACAAGGCTATATTACAGATACGGAAGAATACTTAGATTTTATTAATGAACAACTACCTGAATATTTTGGTATTTTGCCTAAAGCAGGGTTAACCGTGAAGCGGGTTGAAGCGTTCAGAGAGCAAGATGGTGCCGCCCAGCATTACCATCCAGGCACACCTGACGGTAGTCGCCCAGGTGTTTATTACGCGCACTTATCTGATATGTCAGCGATGCCAAAAAATGAAATGGAAGGTGTTGCATATCACGAGGGTAATCCGGGACATCATATGCAAATTTCTATTGCACAAGAGCTAACGTCAGTCCCGCAATTTCGCACGCAAGCAAACTTTACAGCTTACAGCGAAGGTTGGGGTTTATATGCTGAATTACTAGCAAAAGAAATGGGGGCTTATCAAGATGATTTCTCTGATTTTGGCCGCTTAGTTAATGAAATGTGGCGTGCAGTTCGTTTAGTGGTAGATACCGGTTTACATACCAAGGGCTGGACTGAGGAGCAAGCCATAGCTTACTTTAAAGAAAAAACCCCGATTGCTGAAGAAGCTATTGTTTCTGAAGTGCGTCGCTATTTAGTTTTACCAGGGCAAGCAACATCATACAAAATTGGTATGTTAAAAATATTGGCATTACGTGAAAGTGCCAAACAAGCATTGGGTGAACGTTTTGATATTCGTAGTTTTCACGATACCGTGCTTGGTGGTGGAGCAATGCCGTTGGCAATATTAGAGCGAAGAGTAAATGACTGGGTAAGTAGTCAAATGCCTAATTAG
- a CDS encoding pirin family protein, translated as MAKVLTAIEHDLGGLQVKRVLPHQEKRMVGPFIFFDQMGPNDFPAGKGINVRPHPHIGLSTLTYLFAGNILHRDSLGNNLEISPGDVNWMTAGKGITHSERESFEVRANPHVISGLQCWIALPEDKVEIEPAFIHVKKQDLPHSTYKDVMMRLIVGDAYGLSSPVKCYSPMFYIDVVAGAESTITKPHPTHETAIFVISGKIEINGQAYGASEFVLLGENDHDITMVEGGRFIMLGGEKFQKVPYLHWNFVAYTKERMEQAKSDWKNGKFPTIPGDDKEFIPL; from the coding sequence ATGGCAAAAGTACTAACAGCAATCGAACACGACCTTGGTGGTTTGCAAGTAAAACGCGTTTTACCTCATCAAGAAAAACGTATGGTAGGCCCATTTATTTTCTTTGACCAAATGGGCCCTAATGATTTCCCAGCAGGTAAAGGGATTAATGTTAGACCGCATCCACATATTGGACTATCAACCTTAACTTACTTATTTGCAGGGAATATTTTACATCGCGATTCTCTGGGTAATAACCTTGAAATAAGTCCCGGTGATGTTAATTGGATGACCGCAGGGAAAGGTATTACACACTCAGAGCGTGAGTCTTTTGAAGTAAGAGCAAACCCACATGTCATTAGTGGCTTGCAATGCTGGATAGCATTGCCAGAAGATAAAGTTGAAATTGAACCTGCCTTTATTCACGTTAAAAAACAAGACTTACCACACTCGACTTATAAAGATGTCATGATGAGGCTTATTGTAGGTGATGCATACGGGTTAAGTTCACCAGTAAAATGTTATTCACCCATGTTTTATATTGACGTAGTGGCTGGCGCAGAAAGTACTATTACTAAACCGCACCCAACACACGAAACCGCAATATTTGTTATCAGTGGTAAAATTGAAATAAATGGTCAAGCGTATGGCGCAAGTGAATTTGTTTTATTAGGTGAAAATGATCATGATATTACCATGGTCGAAGGCGGACGATTTATCATGCTTGGTGGTGAAAAGTTTCAAAAAGTTCCTTACTTACATTGGAATTTTGTCGCTTACACTAAAGAAAGAATGGAACAAGCCAAAAGCGATTGGAAAAACGGTAAATTCCCCACCATTCCTGGTGATGATAAAGAGTTTATTCCTTTATAA
- a CDS encoding tRNA isopentenyl-2-thiomethyl-A-37 hydroxylase MiaE, giving the protein MPSQKLLAPILSFLKCETPNAWIDEAKKPENLAIILRDHLACELKAGQTAMHLMRKYAVDKKSGQILADWFKPYEGYLYRQEGDLQSLANQDALSKSVFPKSNSEYGQDLIDKMVLLIKEELHHFYQVLEIMEGRNIAFENTSAGRYAKGMMTHVTTHEPDTLIDKLICGAYIEARSCERFAKLAPHLDDDLNKFYTSLLRSEARHYQDYLALAEQIADKDISDRIAHFGKVEADLISTPDTDFKFHSGSPIKQ; this is encoded by the coding sequence TTGCCTTCCCAAAAATTATTAGCACCAATCTTAAGCTTTCTTAAATGTGAAACGCCTAATGCTTGGATTGATGAAGCTAAAAAACCAGAGAATTTAGCCATTATATTAAGGGACCACCTTGCTTGTGAATTAAAGGCAGGGCAGACGGCAATGCACCTTATGCGTAAATATGCTGTTGATAAGAAAAGCGGACAAATATTAGCTGATTGGTTTAAGCCTTATGAAGGTTACTTATATCGTCAAGAAGGGGATTTACAATCTTTAGCTAACCAAGACGCCTTATCAAAATCAGTTTTCCCTAAAAGTAACTCTGAGTATGGCCAAGATTTGATTGATAAAATGGTGTTGTTAATCAAAGAAGAGTTGCATCACTTTTATCAAGTGTTAGAAATAATGGAGGGCCGTAATATTGCCTTTGAAAACACATCAGCTGGCCGTTACGCAAAAGGTATGATGACGCATGTTACAACACATGAGCCAGATACCTTAATTGATAAGCTAATTTGTGGTGCGTATATTGAAGCTAGATCATGCGAGCGCTTTGCAAAGCTAGCGCCTCATTTAGATGATGATTTAAATAAATTTTACACCTCGTTATTAAGATCAGAAGCTCGACATTATCAAGACTACTTGGCTTTAGCAGAGCAAATTGCAGATAAAGATATTAGTGATCGTATTGCTCATTTTGGTAAGGTTGAAGCAGATTTGATTTCAACGCCAGATACAGACTTTAAATTTCACAGTGGTTCACCGATAAAACAATAA
- a CDS encoding NAD(P)H-dependent oxidoreductase yields MNNILFIKSSLNGEQGNSTILAQELVANLSVNSEVKVVERDLAEQGLEHLTQIEMAAWMTPANERNSAQVKLTHISDSLIEELTTSDTLVIAMPMYNYGVPSTFKAWVDRVARAGVTFRYTENGPVGLLKNKKVVIVAARGGIHAGTVSDSQTQYLTSFFNFLGLDDITFIYAEGLNMPGNEERYAAAQAEIKNYSL; encoded by the coding sequence ATGAATAATATTTTATTTATTAAATCGTCATTAAATGGTGAGCAAGGTAATTCAACTATATTAGCGCAAGAGTTAGTCGCTAATTTATCAGTAAATTCAGAGGTCAAGGTTGTTGAACGAGATCTAGCAGAGCAGGGGCTTGAACATTTAACTCAAATAGAAATGGCCGCTTGGATGACTCCAGCAAATGAGCGTAATAGCGCGCAGGTCAAACTTACGCATATTTCTGATAGCTTAATTGAAGAGTTAACAACTAGCGATACCTTAGTCATTGCTATGCCTATGTATAACTATGGCGTGCCGTCAACGTTTAAAGCTTGGGTAGACCGAGTCGCTCGAGCAGGCGTGACATTTCGTTATACGGAAAATGGTCCCGTTGGATTATTAAAAAATAAAAAAGTAGTCATAGTGGCGGCGCGAGGTGGTATACATGCTGGCACGGTAAGTGATTCACAAACGCAATATTTAACGAGTTTCTTTAATTTTCTCGGCCTTGATGACATTACTTTTATTTACGCGGAAGGTTTGAATATGCCAGGTAACGAAGAAAGGTACGCAGCAGCACAAGCAGAGATAAAAAACTACAGTCTCTAA
- a CDS encoding pirin family protein produces MKYIRKSADRGKANFGWLDSKHSFSFGNYYDKKHMGVSVLRVINDDMVMPGKGFGEHGHRDMEIISYVIEGALQHEDNTGNSYKVPAGDVQRMSAGRGVLHSEFNASKKDKVKFLQIWIQPNVTGIKPSYEQKTIRQQGKLTSLVNPNGDNGALSINQDASMSRLVLSKDEDITLNTEQRMGYMHIIKGQLNVNGEQFSAGDGFAIEPEQSLEIKADADLEALWFDLPMS; encoded by the coding sequence ATGAAATATATTAGAAAGTCAGCAGATCGAGGCAAAGCAAATTTTGGCTGGTTAGATAGCAAGCATAGTTTTTCGTTTGGCAATTACTACGACAAAAAGCATATGGGCGTTTCGGTATTACGGGTAATTAACGATGATATGGTTATGCCAGGAAAAGGTTTTGGTGAACATGGCCACCGCGATATGGAAATTATTTCCTATGTTATCGAAGGAGCACTACAACACGAAGATAATACCGGAAACAGCTATAAAGTGCCCGCCGGTGACGTGCAGCGTATGAGTGCTGGCCGTGGTGTATTACACTCTGAGTTTAATGCTTCAAAGAAAGATAAAGTAAAGTTTTTGCAAATTTGGATACAGCCTAATGTAACAGGCATTAAACCGAGTTATGAGCAAAAAACTATTCGCCAACAAGGTAAATTAACCTCATTAGTTAACCCCAATGGCGATAATGGCGCTTTGTCAATCAACCAAGATGCAAGCATGTCACGTTTAGTGTTGAGCAAAGACGAAGACATCACCTTAAACACTGAGCAGCGCATGGGTTATATGCATATTATTAAAGGCCAATTAAACGTTAACGGCGAACAGTTTTCAGCGGGTGATGGTTTTGCTATTGAACCTGAGCAATCGTTAGAAATAAAAGCAGATGCCGACCTTGAAGCGTTGTGGTTTGATTTACCAATGAGTTAA
- a CDS encoding sulfite exporter TauE/SafE family protein, which yields MDISAVLLIAAVVLLIGISKSAFAGALGVFSVPILMFKFSAIEAITLMLPLLIIADMMSVKSFWKKWDTALLAKLIPGAIVGVVIANLLIDIVNAEHLRNFIAFICITFAIKNIGFKTLQLSLVNNRYGAYVMSAMSGITSTLVHAGGPPLIIYFTAIGLAQSKFVATAAAFFAIMNIIKLIGVVSLGLLTFDVVLTALAFVPLAVFGNWLGVKINQHLDKQRFLKVMNYLLLLLGIWLFFTK from the coding sequence ATGGATATATCCGCAGTATTACTTATTGCTGCTGTAGTTTTACTTATCGGTATTTCCAAATCAGCTTTTGCAGGGGCACTTGGCGTGTTTTCGGTGCCCATTTTAATGTTTAAGTTTAGCGCTATTGAAGCAATAACCTTGATGTTACCTTTGCTGATTATCGCAGATATGATGAGTGTAAAAAGTTTTTGGAAAAAGTGGGACACTGCTTTACTGGCTAAACTAATACCCGGTGCTATTGTGGGTGTTGTGATAGCAAATTTACTGATAGATATTGTCAATGCAGAACACCTGCGTAATTTTATTGCCTTTATTTGCATTACCTTTGCCATTAAAAACATCGGCTTTAAAACATTGCAACTGAGCTTAGTTAATAATCGCTACGGCGCGTATGTTATGTCAGCAATGTCAGGCATTACGAGTACTTTAGTTCACGCTGGCGGCCCGCCCTTAATCATCTACTTTACCGCCATCGGTTTAGCGCAATCAAAATTTGTTGCAACAGCCGCCGCCTTCTTTGCCATCATGAATATCATTAAATTAATTGGCGTTGTATCTTTAGGATTATTAACTTTTGATGTGGTACTTACAGCTCTCGCATTTGTACCTTTAGCTGTGTTCGGAAATTGGCTTGGCGTTAAAATTAATCAACACCTAGATAAACAACGCTTTCTAAAAGTAATGAATTACCTTTTGTTATTACTAGGTATTTGGTTATTCTTTACAAAATAG